A genomic window from Macrococcus sp. 19Msa1099 includes:
- a CDS encoding helix-turn-helix domain-containing protein, translating to MMMNIKDLAEAEILVRKMRKPLRDELDVAIEALGILYMLEEIETDGLTALELCGLLHMSHQRLSPILKSLEIKGYVSRKRKPTDERSIVIFMNTENKENYRILKSYIEEL from the coding sequence ATGATGATGAACATTAAGGATCTGGCAGAAGCAGAAATCCTGGTAAGAAAGATGAGAAAACCATTAAGAGATGAGCTAGATGTTGCTATAGAGGCATTAGGTATCTTATATATGCTAGAAGAAATTGAGACTGATGGACTTACTGCATTAGAGCTTTGTGGTTTGTTGCATATGAGTCATCAGAGACTGTCCCCGATACTAAAGAGCTTAGAAATTAAGGGGTATGTGAGTAGAAAAAGAAAACCGACAGACGAACGATCTATCGTAATATTCATGAATACAGAGAATAAAGAGAACTATAGAATACTTAAGAGCTACATAGAAGAGCTATAG
- a CDS encoding RusA family crossover junction endodeoxyribonuclease: MSEWKFTVNLQPVPTPRPSFRYDPKNKKTITYYQQSYIDYMDAVKKMLEEAGAYNEDFYNVMSAKLGVKAELYFYLKVPKGQKRINNIMRTTAPDLDNLIKSILDSIFKGLKIKDSRITMIQSAKFQVLDNPRTEIILKGVD, from the coding sequence ATGTCAGAATGGAAGTTTACAGTAAACTTACAACCAGTACCTACCCCACGACCTTCATTTAGGTATGATCCAAAGAACAAGAAGACCATCACTTATTATCAGCAGAGCTATATTGATTACATGGATGCTGTTAAAAAGATGTTAGAAGAAGCAGGGGCATACAACGAAGACTTTTATAATGTGATGTCAGCTAAACTTGGTGTAAAAGCGGAACTATATTTTTATTTGAAAGTACCTAAAGGGCAAAAGCGTATTAATAATATTATGCGAACTACTGCACCTGATTTAGACAACTTAATAAAATCCATCCTAGATAGCATATTCAAAGGTTTAAAGATAAAAGACAGTAGAATAACGATGATACAATCTGCAAAGTTCCAAGTGCTAGATAATCCAAGAACAGAGATAATTCTAAAGGGGGTAGACTGA
- a CDS encoding JAB domain-containing protein: MKKFDEKYIYKITENKTYYRKTKQERIKLNCKDNVIDFAREEIGYCDREKLLVLGVNTKNEVMIAYVAHVGTVDASLVHPREIFKPLIENSCTAFIVIHNHPSGYADESIQDVEMARRVDKIGDMLGIGMLDALIVTDDDATSLKSKGLV, encoded by the coding sequence ATGAAAAAATTTGACGAAAAGTACATCTACAAAATCACAGAGAACAAGACGTATTACAGAAAGACAAAACAGGAACGTATAAAGCTTAACTGTAAGGACAACGTTATCGACTTCGCAAGAGAAGAAATCGGGTACTGCGACAGAGAAAAGTTGCTAGTGCTAGGTGTCAACACTAAGAATGAGGTCATGATTGCCTATGTGGCGCATGTCGGTACGGTAGATGCCTCACTTGTACACCCAAGAGAGATATTCAAGCCACTGATAGAGAACAGTTGCACAGCTTTCATAGTCATTCATAACCACCCGAGTGGCTATGCAGATGAAAGCATACAGGATGTTGAAATGGCAAGAAGAGTAGACAAAATCGGGGATATGCTTGGTATCGGGATGTTGGATGCCTTAATCGTAACTGATGATGATGCGACAAGCCTTAAGAGTAAAGGGTTAGTTTAA
- a CDS encoding DNA-binding protein yields the protein MRHAVQRLLKSNLTGYYISKHTGISQTTITYLRKEKRTLDNMTLKNMELLYQLYLDNEADIEKG from the coding sequence ATGAGACACGCAGTACAGAGATTACTGAAATCAAACCTTACAGGGTACTATATATCAAAGCATACAGGTATCAGTCAGACGACGATTACATATCTTAGAAAAGAGAAGAGAACACTGGATAATATGACTTTAAAAAATATGGAGCTTCTTTATCAGCTTTACCTGGATAATGAAGCGGATATAGAGAAAGGATAG
- a CDS encoding IS30 family transposase, which produces MTHLNGTTNHIKGKHLTEFERHQIQILKSENYSNRAIAKILNRAPQTINNEINRGTVKQIKRIVSNSKEYFYDYECYFPDVAQLKYETNRMNSCRTPKHQLSHAFIDWADKMMLNKKWSPDVVIAYAKKNNIFCDSIIPCVSTLYNWIERGIMKTSNIDLIEKISRKPITNRRPSRKNKKVLGKSIEDRSHEINSRDVFGHWEIDTVIGSKLKNERALLTLVERQTRYEIIVPIKSKNNDAVTLALSQLKDQLDNSFSRIFKSITSDNGSEFSDLTETLPDTEIYFTHPYSSWERGTKENHHKFIRRIIPKGISMESVSDEIIYRIQNWMNNYPRKILDYETPKYLFLKSLKSEGLLSEPLSYYLY; this is translated from the coding sequence ATGACTCATCTAAATGGTACCACTAATCATATTAAAGGAAAACACTTAACTGAATTTGAAAGACATCAAATTCAGATTTTGAAGAGTGAAAATTATTCAAATCGTGCTATTGCTAAAATTTTGAATAGAGCACCTCAAACGATTAACAATGAGATCAATAGAGGAACTGTTAAACAAATTAAGCGCATAGTTTCTAATAGTAAAGAATATTTTTATGATTATGAATGCTATTTCCCTGATGTTGCTCAACTTAAATATGAAACAAATCGTATGAATTCTTGCAGGACACCAAAACATCAGTTATCTCATGCTTTTATTGATTGGGCTGATAAGATGATGTTGAATAAAAAATGGTCTCCCGATGTTGTAATAGCCTATGCTAAAAAGAATAATATTTTTTGTGATTCTATTATTCCTTGTGTTTCAACACTATATAACTGGATTGAAAGAGGAATTATGAAGACCTCTAATATCGACCTTATAGAGAAGATATCACGAAAACCAATTACAAATAGAAGACCTAGTCGAAAAAATAAAAAAGTATTAGGAAAATCTATCGAAGATAGAAGTCACGAAATCAATTCTAGAGATGTCTTTGGTCATTGGGAAATTGATACTGTTATTGGTTCTAAACTTAAAAACGAAAGAGCGTTACTTACACTTGTTGAAAGACAGACACGATATGAAATCATCGTTCCTATTAAAAGTAAAAATAATGATGCTGTCACATTAGCATTAAGTCAATTAAAAGATCAATTAGATAATTCATTTTCACGAATATTCAAGTCTATTACTTCTGATAACGGATCAGAGTTCAGTGACCTTACGGAGACACTACCTGACACTGAAATATACTTTACGCACCCTTATTCATCATGGGAACGAGGTACTAAAGAAAACCATCATAAATTCATTAGACGGATAATCCCTAAAGGAATCAGTATGGAATCAGTATCTGATGAGATAATTTATCGTATCCAAAACTGGATGAACAATTATCCCAGAAAAATTCTAGATTATGAAACACCTAAATACCTGTTTCTGAAGTCACTAAAATCCGAAGGATTATTAAGTGAACCATTAAGCTACTATCTCTATTAA